From Microbacterium sp. 10M-3C3:
GGAGCGCTGGTGGAACGGCCTCGCGTGGACCGACGATCGCCGCGGTGGCGCGGCATCCGGATTCGCGGCGCCGACGGCGCCTGCCGCAACGCCCGCATACCCCGGGTACCCGGCCTACCCCGCATACCCGAGCGCCCCGGCCGCATCGGGGGAGCAGGTCGCGCGGCGCGACATCCCGACGGGCACGGTGTGGATCTGGCTCGTCATCTTCGCCCCGGTCGTCACCGTGCTGCCGCTGTTCTTCTTCGACTGGGAGGGGTACCTGCGCGACGTGATCGTGCAGGCGGCGCAGGATCCGCAGGGCGTCAGCCCGTTCGCCGCCACCCCCTTCGAGGCCGGACTGCTCGGGTTCAGCGTCTTCCAGTACGTCGTGGCGGGGCTGCAGGTGCTGTTCGCGTGGCTCGACTGGCGGGCGCTGAAGGCGCGCGGCATCGTGAAGCCGTTCCACTGGGCGTGGAGCTTCTTCACGTTCGTCGTCAGCAACGGCGTGTACGTCATCGGGCGCGGCATCGTGCTGCGCCGTCAGACCGGCAGCGGTCTCGGCCCGGTGTGGGCGTGGATCGCCCTCACGGTCGCGAGCGTCATCGCGGGCGTGGTGTTCGCGGCGTACCTGATGAACTTCGTCTTCACGGTGATGGTGCCCTACATCGAGCAGTACTCCACGACGCTCTGACCCCCGGAGGAGAACCCGACATGGACACCGAGCAGATCGACACGAGCGCGAAGCCGTGGGCGAGCGGATGCACCGACTGCGACGCGCTCGGCGGGTGGTGGGTGCACCTCCGCCGCTGCGCCGCGTGCGGGCACATCGGATGCTGCGACGACTCCCTCGCCCGACACGCCACCGCGCACTGGCAGGAGACGGGGCACCGCTACATCCAGAGCTTCGAGCCGGGTGAGGACTGGTGGTGGGACTACCAGGAGCAGGCGATGGTCGAGGGCCCCGAGCTCGCGCCGCCGACGAGCCGCCCCGAGTCTCAGCCGTCGCCCGGCCCCGAGGGACGCGTGCCCGGCGACTGGCGCCGCGTGCTCCTGGCCCGCGCGCGCGACGAGCGGGCCTGACCCGGTCGCGCCTCCTCGCGGATCAGTCTCCGAGCACGAGTTCGGCGGCCCCGACGAGGGGGCTCTCGTCGCCGAGCGCCGCGGGCACGATGCGCGCACGGGCGAGGAACGGGAACGGCGCGGCGGCGTCGCGGGCCGCGGCCACGCGCGCGACGTAGTCGTCGGTCACCCGCGAGAACCCGCCGCCGATCACGACGACGTCGAGGTCGAGGAGCGCCGCCGCGGAGACGAGCGCCGCTCCCACCGCCGCGGCACTGCGCTCGACGGCCGCGATGGCGAGCGCGTCACCGGTGGCGCATCCGCGGGCCAGCTCCTCGCCTGTGTCTCCCGACCAGCCCTGGTCGCGCGCCCAGCGCACGGCGTTGGGGCCGCTCGCGACGCGTTCGACGGTCGCGGCGAGTCCGCCCTCCGCCGTGAAGCCCGCGACCGCGACCTGGCCGATGTGGCCGGCGTTGCCGCTCGCGCCGCGCACGGGTCGGCCGTCGATCACGACGCCGCCGCCGATGCCGGTGGACACGACCATGCCCAGGACGACCCGGCCGCCGCGTCCGGCGCCGCGGCGCGTCTCAGAGAGCGCGATGCACTGTCCGTCGAGGGCGAGGCGCACCGGCCCGTCCGTCCAGGCTGTGGGCAGGGCCGCGCGCACGGCGTCGACGATGTCGAAGCGGGCGGCGCCGGGGAGGTTCAGCGGTGAGATCGTGCCCGCGTCGGCGTCGACCGGGCCGGCGCTGCCGATGCCCGCGCCGCGCACCGTCGCTCCGCCCGGCAGCGCGGCCGTGGCGCGTGTGACGACCTCGGCCACCGCGGCGCGCAGGCCCGCGGCGTCGGCTTCCGCTCCGGTGGCGGCCCGCGAGCGCGACCCCGGGAGCACCGTGCCGGAGGCGTCGACCAGCGCGGCTTCGACCTTCGTTCCGCCCAGATCGACGGCGAGTGCGACATCCACGGTGATCCCCTTCCCGACCCGTCCACGCTAGCGCGCTCGCCGTCGGCGAACGCGCCGCACAACGCTGGCACTCTCGGGTGGAGAGTGCTAATCTGACATCACTTGAGTCGAGTCAACTCAAGTCCAGAACATGGGATGCCGGAGCATCCGCTTCGGCGAGTCGAAGGAGGAGACATGGCAGGCTACGACCCTTTCCGTGAGTTCGACCGGCTCGCTTCGGCGCTGGTCGAGGGCCGGCGCGGACCTCGGCGGATGCCGATGGACCTGTACCGCGACGGCGACCACTATGTGCTGACCGCCGACCTCCCGGGCATCGACCCGGGCTCGGTCGACATCGACGTCGACGGCCAGCTGCTGACGATCCGCGCCGAGCGCACGCTCACGACGGGCGAGGGCGTCAAGTGGATCACCCGCGAGCGCGAGGCGGCGTCGTTCGTGCGGCAGCTGAACCTCGGCCAGGGCATCGACACCGACCGCATCAGCGCGTCGTACGGCAACGGCGTGCTGTCGGTGACGATCCCGGTGAGCGAGAAGGCCAAGCCGCGGCGTATCGAGGTGACGACGGAGTCGGACGCCTCGACGATCCGCGCGCACGAGACCGACGCGCCGACGCCGATCGAGCAGTGACGCACTGACAAGAGCGGGGCGGTTCCTCCGGGAGCCGCCCCGCTCGTTCGTCTCCGCTTCGGCACGGGTAGCGTGGGGGAGTGAGCACGGGCATCGACATCGCGACGCTCGGCCCGCTCTCCTGGACCCTCCTCGCGGTCGCGGCCCTCATCGTCGGGGTGTCGAAGACCGCGGTCCCGGGCGCCGGCACGCTCGCCGTCGCGATGTTCGCCGCCGTGCTCCCGGCGAAGGAGTCCACGGCCACGCTCCTGCTGCTCCTGATCGTCGGCGACATGTTCGCGCTGTGGGCGTATCGCCGCCACGCGGTGTGGTCGGCGCTGCTGCGCCTCGTACCCGCGGTTCTCGCCGGCATCGTGCTCGGCGTGCTGTTCCTCGCGTTCGCGAGCGACGCGTGGGTGCGGCGCGGCATCGGCGTGCTGCTGCTCCTCGTCGTCGCCGTCACGCTGTGGCGACGGTGGCGCGCCCGGCACCGCGAGGCGGATGTGCCGAGCGGACCGGTCGCCGCCGCCGTCTACGGCACGCTCGGCGGGTTCACGACGATGGTCGCGAACGCGGCGGGCCCCGTCATGTCGATGTACTTCCTCGCCGCGCGCTTCCCGGTGCACGCGTTCCTCGGCACCGCGGCGTGGTTCTTCGCCGTCGTGAACGTCAGCAAGATCCCGTTCGCCGCCGGTCTCGGCCTCTTCTCCGTGTCGGGCCTGTGGATCGACCTGCTCCTGCTGCCGGCGGTGCTCGTCGGTGCGTTCACCGGCCGGTTCCTCGCGTCGCGCATGTCGCAGCGCGTGTTCGAGCGGATCGTCATCGTGCTCACCGTCGTCGGCGCGCTCTACCTGCTGTGGTGAGCGGTCAGGCCGCCAGCGCGCCGGCGCGCACGCACGCCTCGATCGCCACGCGGTAGTCCGCGATCATCCGATCGCGACCCAGGCGCGGGCGGGCGTGGATCGCCGCGCGGCGCAGGGCCGGTCGCTCCCGCAGCACCTCGTCCCACGTACGCGCGATGTCGGAGGCGTCGTGCCGGGTGACGCGACCGATGCCGGCGACGGATGCCGCGGCATCCCCGACCGCCGTCGTCACCGGCGTGGCACCGCTCGCGGCGCCTTCGAGCAGGCACAGCGGCGACGCCTCGCCGAACGCGCTCGTGAGGGCGACGATGTCGGCGATGCGGTGGAGCATCGGCATGTCGTCGCGGAGCCCGAGAAGGTGCACGCGGGCGTCGAGATGGAGTCCGGCGTCGCGTGCCATGTCGCGCAGGAGCGGGTTGTCGGCGGTCATGCCCGCGCCGCACAGGACGTAGTGCGCGCGTCCGCCGGCGGCGCGGTGCGCCGCGACCGCCGCGAGCAGCAGACCCGGGTCTTTCATCGCGTCGAAGCGTGCGGCGTAGAGCACGACCGGCGCGTCCTCGGGGATGCCGAGAGCGTGCTTGCCGTCGGCGATCTCCGCGGCGGTGCCCGGCCGGAACCGGTCGAGGTCGACGCCGTTGGGCACCACGTCCCGCATGACGCCGTCGATTCCGGCGCGCGCGTAGGCGTCGCTCGTCGACGCGGCGCACGAGATCGTCGCCGTCACGAGTCCCGACCGCGCCGCATCCGCGAGCCAGCCGAGCGCGGGGCCGGCGTGGGTCGGGTCGGAGCGGTGCAGGCATGTGGCCACGGGCACACGCGGCATCATGCCGGCGCGCTCGAGAGCGAGGAGGAGGCCGAGCGGCTGCTCCTTGAGCGTGAGGACGACGTCGGCATCGGCGATCGCGCTCGCCGCCGCCCACAGGTCGGCCGGCGTGAAGACCGACGGGTCGAGCGGGTCGGCTCCTGCCTCGCGGCCGAGCGTCATCACCTCGACGCCCGCATCGATGAGCCGGCGGTAGCGGGCGTCGTCGGTCATCGACTGCACCGTGCCCTCGCGCCGGGCGTGCGACGCGAGTGAGAGCACGCGGTGATGCTGGTCGGCACCGTGGAGGCCCGCGACCACGTCGGTATGCAGGATGCGGGCGCCGCCCGCGAAGAAGCCTTCGTACAGGGAGAGCACTCGGAGCGGGTGTGACATTGCGCACCTCTCGACGGGGGAAAGGCCATGCTGAACGACGCGGCCCGCGGAATCGATGACGCGCACGTGTAGATCGCGTGAACGTCGCGTGCGCGCTACGGTGCCGTCATGGCGTACGCGTGGCCGATCGTCGGACCCTCCTGCGCGATCGCGGGACTCGTCGAGCCGATGCCGTGGGGCAAGGCGACCTACACCGTGCTCCGCGTGCCCGAGGAGCTCGTGTCGGCGGCCGCGGAGGGCGGCACGCGGCGCGTGGCCGGTCGCCTGGAAGACGTCGAGGTCAACCTCGCGCTGAACCGCGCGCCGGTCCTTCCCGACGTGTTCGTGTGGGCAGGGGCGTCGCTCCTGCGCCGCCTGCGGCTGGATGTCGGCGACCCCGTGAGCGGCGAGCTCGCGCCCGTCGACGATGCGGCGGTCCTCGTTCCTGCCGACGTCACGCAGTTGCTGGCTGACGCGGGTGCGACCGAGCGCTGGGAGATGCTGACACCCGCCGACCGCCGTCGACGCCTCGCGACGATCGACGCCGCCGCGACCGCCGCGACGCGCGCCCGCCGCATCCACGCCCTCATCGCCGCTCTCTGACATGGAAGGGTTCACATGTGCGCCACGATCGCCAGCCACCACGTGCGCCCCGCGCACGCCGACGCCTTCCGCGCGTTCTTGGGCCGCATCGAAGACGGCATGGCGGGAACGCCGGGGCTCGTCTCGCTCGAGTCCTACGAAGACCCGCGCACGGGAGACCTCGTCGCCGTCGGACGGTGGGAGAGCGCCGAGGCCGCGCAGGCGGGCGTGCCGCGACTCCTGGCGATCGGCGGTCGCGACCCCGAGTGGTCGAGCGCGCCCGACGACGTGCAGTTCCTGCCGTCGCTGCGCTGACGCGTCAGCGGCGCTCGAGCTCCAGCACCGGAATGGTCCGCGTCGTGCGCTGCTCGTAATCGGCGAAGCCGGGCGCCTCGGCGACGATGCGCTGCCACGCGGCGGCGCGCTCGTCAGGCGACAGCTCGCGCGCCGTCACCTCCACCGTGCCGTCGTCGGGCGTCTCGATCGTGACCTCCGGGTGTGCGCGCAGGTTGTGGTACCACGCCGGATGCTGCGGCGCGCCGCCCTTCGATGCGACGATCAGCCACCCGGCGTCTGTCGGGAACGCGCGGACCGGGGCGATGCGCTCGGTGCCCGTACGCGCGCCGATGTGATGCAGCAGCACGAGGTGTCGCCCGAACTGCGGCACGTGTCCGTTGTTCGAGCGGAACGTCTCGATGATGTTGCGTGTCCACGCGTCGTATCCAGCGTCCACCGCGCCACCTCCTGTTGCACCGAGCCTACGGCCCGCAGACCGGCGAGCGGCCGGGGCGCGGAACGCCTCCGGCCGCTGCGGTCCGTCACGCGTGCGGTGCGACCACGCTGAAGGTCCACGTCACGCCGAACCGGTCGGTCAGCATGCCGAAGCCCGGCGACCATGCCGACGCCGCGAGCGGCTCCACGACGGTGGCGTCCGCCGCGAGGGCGTCCCACCACGTCTGCACCTCCTCGAGACTGGCGCCCGACAGCGCGAGGAAGAACGACTGGTCGGTGACGGTCGTACCGTTCTCGCGATGGGTCGCGCCGGGGAGCCGCGGGGCGTCGGCGCCGGGGATGTCGTACGCCATCACCGTGAAGCCGTCGACGCCGAAGACCTGCCCGTAGACGACGCGGTCGGCGCCGGGGAGCTCGGCCGGCATGCCGAACTCGGCGTAGGTGCGGATGATCGCGGAGCCGGAGAACGCGGCCGCGTAGAACTCGAGCGCGGCCCGCGCGGTGCCGGCGAAGTTGAGGTGGGCGGTGGGGGTGGCGGACATGATGTCTCCTTCGTGACGCCGTCGATCGGCGTGCAACCAGGCTCTCGCATGATCCGGTCAGGGAATGTCCGCTATCCGTGGCAGTGTCAGGAGCATGCCCGCTTCGACCGCCCCGGGCGCGTCCCGGCGCCTGCTCGCGCTGCTCACCCTGCTGCAGACGCCGCGCGAGTGGCCGGCGCCCGCGCTCGCCGAGCGCCTGGGCGTCAGCGAACGCACGATCCGGCGCGACGTCGAGCGCCTGCGCGAACTCGACTACGCGATCGAGTCCACGCGCGGCCCGATCGGCGGGTACCGGCTCACGGCCGGCGCCGACCTGCCGCCGCTGCTCTTCGACGACGGCCAGGCCGTCGCGGTCGCCCTGGCCCTGCGCACCGCCGCGGCGCGCGGCGCGCAGCTCGAAGACGACGCGGCCCGCGCGCTCGTCACCGTCGAGCGGATGCTGCCCTCGCGGCTGGCGCACCGCGTCGATGCCCTGCGTGCGGTGACGGCCGCAGCATCCGAGGTCGCCGTCGACCCGGCCGTGCTGGTGCGGATCGGCGAGGCCGTGCGCGCGCGGCGCGAGCTGCGGTTCGGCTACCTCCCGGCGGGACGCGACGACGAGCCGCCCGGCGCGCCGCTGCGCACGCAGCCGCACCACGTGCTGCTGCACGACGGACGGTGGTACGTGATCGGCTGGACGCCCGAGCGCGAGGCGTGGCGCACGTATCGCGTCGACCGGATGGTGCTGCGCTCGCACGACGGCGCGGAGTTCACCCCGCGCGTCGTTCCGGGCGGCGATCCGGCCGCGTTCCTGGCGGCGCAGTTCAAGGGGTCGGAGGGCGGCGTCGACGCGTGGCCCGTGCGGCACGGCGACGATCCACGCGCCGGTGCGCGCGGTCGCACCCTACATCGACGACGGCGCGCTCGAGCAGGTCGCGCCCGATCGTCAGCGCGTGACGCTCGGCGCGTGGTCGTGGGTCGCGCTCGCCGTCCTGTTCGCGCGCTTCGACGCGCCCCTGTCCGACATCGAGCCGACCGAGCTGCGCGACGGCTTCGCCACCGTCGCGCAACGCCTCTCCGCTGCGAGGGGGTGAGCGGGGAGAATGGACGAATGCCTTCCGACATCCTGACCCAGCTGGTGCGCCGTCTCTCGTCCCACGACCTGCTCACCGACCTCGCCGTCGACGGCGACGTCGTCCGTGGGCGCGCGTGGCTCGAGGGTCTCGACACCGAGGTGGCCTTGACCGTCGACCCGGAGATCGAGGATGTCGACGACCCCGACGTCGACGCGCTCGTCGCCGCGACCGAGGCGGTGCTGAATGCCGGGGCGCAGCGGTGGGTCGAGATCGTCGACGACGTCGCGACCGAGATCGAGGAGGCCGTCGAGCAGCAGGGCGGCGCGAAGGAGACGACCGACCTGCGCACGGAGCTGACGCTCACGTCGCTCACCGTGTTCGCCGAGGCGAGCCTCGTGCGCTTCACCGCCGCGCGGCAGTTCCCGTCGGCGCAGATCCTCGTCCAGCTCGACGAGGAGCTCGAGATCAGCGACCTCTCCGTCGTCGAGGACGACTGAGCCTCACGCGCCGCCGTCGGGCCACGCCGCGATGTCGACGCCGTGGTTCTCGGGGGAGGCCAGCGACCAGAACGCCGGCGCGTTCGTGTCGTCGACGAGCCGTCCGCCGGCCGCGAGGGCGGCGTCGACACGCGCCTGCGCCTGATCGGCCGGCACGTACACATCGACGTGCGTGCGCCCGCGGCCGGCCGCGTCACCGGTGATGGGGTTGAACGCGAGCCCCGGCCCGCGCCGCAGCGGGTCGACCGCGTCGCCCTCGCCGAGCGGGTCGTAGCCGAGCGCGGCGAGGAAGAACGGCCGCACGTCGGCGCCCGACTGCTGCGCGACGTAGATGCCGATCGACTGCACGGCCGCGGGATTCTCGGTCAGCCCGCGCTCGGAGGCCGCCCGCGACACCTCCGCGGCGAACCCGGATGCAGCGGCCGGCACACCCTCGCCGCCGAGCCACGGGATCGACACGCGGATCGCGTCGGGCCGCACGTCGATGTCGACGGTTAGCCTCGCTGCATCCGCAGCCGTGACCACGGCGTCGACGAGCGACGCCGCGTGCGCGAGCGAGCGTGCGCGGTAGACCGCATCCGTTCCGTGGCCGGTGATGCGCCACGCCGACACTCCGGGAGCGTTGTGGAACTCCGCGGCGGTGATCGAGTCGTCCGTAGGGCTGTCGCTCATCCGTGCCTCCTCGTCGTCGCCTCACCGTACGCCGACGGAGGCGCGCACCGATACGCTTCGAACGATCCCGTGTGCGGGGGAGGGGGACGAACATGGTGGCACCGTGGCTCGGCGGCCGTCGAAGCACAACGAAGCCCAGGAGTGGGCGGTGCTGGGCCTGTTCGCGGTGTACTTCGCCGTCGCGACAGCCGTCGCCTTCGTCGTGGTCTACAGCGACGAGTGGCTGAGGGGCTGCCCCTTCTTCGCGTGCGGAGATCAGCGCGCGATGCTCGCGATGGCGGTGTTCGTCATCTTCGACGCGCTCGTCTTCCTCGCCGCCGTCGGCGGCACCGCAGTGATGGCTTCGCGCGGGTGGTGGCGTCTGCTGCCGCCCATCGCCGGGATCAACGTATGCGTCGTCGGCGCTGCGATCGTTCTCATCCTGATGCTCGGGGTCGAGGTCCCGGTCGTCTTCTGGCATCCCGCCGAGCTGACCTGAATCCCGGCTCCTCATGACCGTGGTGCTCGTGGAGGGGGAGAGCGACCGGGTCGCGCTCGAGGTGCTCGCGGAGCGCCGCGGCATCCGGCTCCCGACGGTGGTGGTGACCGGGGGAGCGGGCGGAGCGCGACGTGCCGTCGCGTCACTCGGTGGCGAGCCGACCGTAGGGCTCGTGGACGCAGCCGAACGCGAGCAGATGTCCGGCTTCGTCACGCGCCTGTTCGTCTGCACGCCCGATCTGGAGGGCGAGCTTGTCCGGGCACTCGGCATCGACGCGGTCATCGGGATCATCGAGGCGGAGGGCGAGGGCGCATCGTTCCGCCGGCTCCAGCATCAGCCGGCGCAGCGCGGGCGGCCCGTCGAGGCTCACCTGCCCAAATTCTTCGGCGGCCGCGGCGGCAACAAGCCTCGCTACGCGAGGCTCCTTGCGGCTACCGTCCCGCTCGACCGAATCCCTGCTCCCTTGGACGGCGTGCTGCAAGCTGCCGCCGTCTGAGCTGGCGGTCCTGCTCAAGGCCCCTGGAGGGACTCGAACCCCCAACCCTCTCCTTAGGACGGAGCTGCTCTTCCATTGAGCTACAGAGGCCGGCGGTCCCGAGTTTATCGGAGGCCGGCAGGCTGACCGTCCGGCCGTCACGTGTTCTCGATGTCGACCTGCACCTCGTTGTGCCGCAGGAACCACGGCGTGAAGGGCGGATCGAAGCGCGCAAACCGCGGCTCGCCGACGGCGCTCAAACCGGCCCCGCGAAGAGCGGACAGCAGCTCTTCACGGTGCTTCTCCCACGACGCCTGCGCCCACCGGCCGGAGAAGCGCGTCGCGGCGACGAGACGCTCGGGAACCGTGCGCAGGCGTACGTCGGGGCGGTTCGGGATCGGCGCATCCGCCTCGGTCATGCCCGACGGGAGCACGAAGGCGACGACGAAGCCGTCACCCGCGCCGGACTGGACGACGGGCGCGGTCATGGCGATCTTCTGCGACTGCTGAACGACGGGCGCCGTCATCGCGATCTTCTCGCGCCGTCGGTTCTCGCCCCCGATGTACCCGGCGAGGGCGCGGAAGGCGCGGTTGCCGGCAACCTCGAAAGACGCGTCACGGACGTCGGTTTCGACGACGACGTGCGCCGGATAGCGGCGCACCTCCCACCCGTCGCGCTCGCGCACGACGTCGTACGGCTGCTGCTCCGTCATGGCGGAAGGCTACGCCGGTCGGCTCGCGCGCCTCAGCGGCTGGCGGCGAAGAATACGCGCCGCGCGACAGCGGCGCCAACCCCCGGCTGCTGCCGCCGAGGGTCAGGGTGCAATGGGCGCATGGCCCCGCCGATGCCCTACCACGACGCGCTCGCCGGCGCGGGGATCGCGGCGTGGGTCGTCGGCATGGGACTGACACTCGGGGCCGACGATGCGGTGTGGCAGGTGGTGGGCGGCGTGCTCTGGGGCGGCGGCTTCCTCGTCGCCTCGGCCGCCGCGGTGCACGCCTACATCACGCGCGTGCGCTCGGGCGACGACGTCACCAAGTGACGTACAGCACGTCCACGCCGTCGACGGGCTGCGGCGCCGCGCCCACGGCGTGCTCGGCCGAGGTCGGCTCGTCGCCGCCCTTCCACCAGATGAGCGGCCCGTAGTCGTCGGACTGCTGGTACCCCGCCTCATCGAGCGCGGCGCCGAGCGCCGTGAGCACGCCCTGCGGATCCTCGGCCCAGAAGGCGGCGTAGCGCACCGCGCCCGTGTCCTCGTCGGTGAGGTAGCACGTGGGACCCTGAGCGAACGTGACGTCGGGGATCTCGAGCGACGCCGGATCGAGCGGCTTCGCGGCGGGGTAGCCGTATTGCTGGGCGTAGGCGAGCAGCTCGGGGGTGCAGCCGTACGTCTCCGCCGGCTCGTCCGGTGCGGCGGCCTCGGGTGCGCTCGCCGACGGTGCTGCGCCGCCGTCGTCCGCCGGTGCGGGGGTGCTGCCGCCGGAGCACGCGCTGAGGGGGAGAAGCACGATGAGGGCGGCGGTCGCGGCGACGAGCGACGAGCGAGACGTCATGCGACGAGTGTGGCGGCTCGGCCATGCCGCGGGCAAGAGAAACGGCGATGCCCCGGGCCCTCGGCCGCGGGACATCGCCGTGTCTGAAGCTCTGCGGTTACGCCGCGCTGACGGCGAACTGCACGCCGCCCTGCCCGTCCTCCTGTGCGTCGAGCACGCGGTCGTCGAGGACGACGGCGGCTTCGAGATCGAGGAAGACGCGGGCTCCGTCCTTCTCGACGACGGCGTCGGTCGGCTGGGGCGCCGGCACGACGATGAGCTGAAACTGCGACTCGGGCGACCCGGCGCCCTGGATGCGGATGCCGCCGGTGGTCACCTCGGGGAACTGCGCGGTGATGGTCTTGACGGCGGTCGTGGCCTGCTCGGTGAGCGTGAGCATCGGATGCTCTCCTTCCGTTGCGGACTGGAGCCAGCCACGATTCCGAGAATGCGGGCGCGACTCAACCTCTGGCGGCCATTGCCAGGGGATTCCCACGGAGGGAGGCGTCAGTGCGCGGCTTCGTACGCCTCGAGCACCGAGGCGGGCACGCGCCCGCGCTCCGACACGGTGTAGCCGTTGTCTTTCGCCCAGGCGCGGATGGCGGTGTAGTCCTGCTGGCCGGTGCGGCGACGCGGGCGGCTGGAGGACCCCGAGCTCGCGGCGGACGACCGCGACACCGGACGGGCGGCGTCGATCCACGGCGCGAGAGCCTCGCGGAGCGCCGCGGCGTTCGCGTCGGTCAGGTCGATCTCGTACGCGACGCCGTCGAGGGAGAACAGCACCGTCTCGCCCTCACCGACCTCCAGGACGCTGCCATCCAGATCATCGACGAGCTGATGCACGATTCTGCGGGCCATGGTCACACCATATCCGTCGGATCCGCGCGATCACGGGAGAATGCCGAGGCGACGCGCCCGCGTGACCGCGGCGTGTCGCGTGGAGGCGTCGAGCTTCGACATCGCCGCGGCGAGGTACGACTTCACGGTCGTCTCGCGCAGGTCGAGCTGGGCGGCGATCTCGGCGTTGGTCGCGCCGAGCGCCGCGCACGCGAGCACGTCGTGCTCCCGCGGCGAAAGGCGCACCTCCGGCTCGCCGGCGTGCTCGCCGGGGCCCGACAGGGCGGCCAGGCGCCGCTCGATCCGCTCCAGACGCGTGCGGATGGCGGCGTCCTGCACGCCGGCGGCGAGGCTCCGCAGCTCGGCGTAGCTCTCGCGCAGCTCCTCCCGAGCCGTGGTGGGCAGCCCGTCGGACGGCGCCGGGTCGGGCATCGCGGCCAGGCGCCGCTGCACCTCGTCGCGCACGCGCAGCTCGACGGCGAGCTCCTCGGCGACGCGGAACGCGGGTCGTGCGGCGCCGTCGCCGATGGGGGACTGGCCCCACGATCCGCAGTACAGCACGCCCCGCGGGGTGCCGGTGACGACGACCGGTACCGCGAACAGCGTCGCGATGCCCTCGCCGAGGATCACGCGGTCGTAGTCGTGCGTGATGGTGCGCGACGTGCGGTAGTCGAGCGTGACGCGAGGCCGCCCCTCGACGAGCGCGCGGCCGCCGAGTCCCCGATGGCGCTGCACGACGAGCCCTTCGAGGTGGCGCGTCCGGGCTCCCGCGATCGCCGACACGTGGATCGCGCCGTCGTGCTCCAGGCCGCCGAAGGCGACGGGGAAGCGGGTGCGCCGGACGAGCTCGCCGACCGCGTGAGACACCGGATCGGCGGCCGGAGTCGTCATCGCTGCAGTGCCCACGAACTACCTACTTCCGGGGGTGGACGGCCTCTTCGCCGTCTTCGTAGCGTCGACCTTATCACCGGGGCATCTCGCCGCCCCGGCCCCCCGGGAGCACGGATGCTCCGCACCCATGAGGCAAGGAGGCCACATGTCGGATCAGCGCACCGATGCCGCGCCCGGCGGCATCGACTACATCCAGGTCGAGGAGTCGCCACCGTTCCGCGAGCTGAAACGGCGGCAGCGGAGCTTCGTCTTCCCGCTCGCGGTCGCGTTCCTGCTCTGGTACTTCGTCTACGTGCTGCTGTCGTCGTTCGCGCCGGCGTTCATGTCGCAGCGGCTGTGGGGCGACGTCACGGTGGGTCTCGTGTTCGGGCTCGGACAGTTCGTGACGACCTTCGTCATCACGATGACCTACGTGGCCTATGCGAACCGCCGGCTCGACCCGCTCGCCGAAGAGCTGCGCGACGACCTCGAGGCCCGTGACGGAGGTGC
This genomic window contains:
- a CDS encoding WYL domain-containing protein, with amino-acid sequence MPASTAPGASRRLLALLTLLQTPREWPAPALAERLGVSERTIRRDVERLRELDYAIESTRGPIGGYRLTAGADLPPLLFDDGQAVAVALALRTAAARGAQLEDDAARALVTVERMLPSRLAHRVDALRAVTAAASEVAVDPAVLVRIGEAVRARRELRFGYLPAGRDDEPPGAPLRTQPHHVLLHDGRWYVIGWTPEREAWRTYRVDRMVLRSHDGAEFTPRVVPGGDPAAFLAAQFKGSEGGVDAWPVRHGDDPRAGARGRTLHRRRRARAGRARSSARDARRVVVGRARRPVRALRRAPVRHRADRAARRLRHRRATPLRCEGVSGENGRMPSDILTQLVRRLSSHDLLTDLAVDGDVVRGRAWLEGLDTEVALTVDPEIEDVDDPDVDALVAATEAVLNAGAQRWVEIVDDVATEIEEAVEQQGGAKETTDLRTELTLTSLTVFAEASLVRFTAARQFPSAQILVQLDEELEISDLSVVEDD
- a CDS encoding VOC family protein; the encoded protein is MSDSPTDDSITAAEFHNAPGVSAWRITGHGTDAVYRARSLAHAASLVDAVVTAADAARLTVDIDVRPDAIRVSIPWLGGEGVPAAASGFAAEVSRAASERGLTENPAAVQSIGIYVAQQSGADVRPFFLAALGYDPLGEGDAVDPLRRGPGLAFNPITGDAAGRGRTHVDVYVPADQAQARVDAALAAGGRLVDDTNAPAFWSLASPENHGVDIAAWPDGGA
- a CDS encoding ATP-dependent endonuclease, producing the protein MTVVLVEGESDRVALEVLAERRGIRLPTVVVTGGAGGARRAVASLGGEPTVGLVDAAEREQMSGFVTRLFVCTPDLEGELVRALGIDAVIGIIEAEGEGASFRRLQHQPAQRGRPVEAHLPKFFGGRGGNKPRYARLLAATVPLDRIPAPLDGVLQAAAV
- a CDS encoding heme-binding protein; translated protein: MTEQQPYDVVRERDGWEVRRYPAHVVVETDVRDASFEVAGNRAFRALAGYIGGENRRREKIAMTAPVVQQSQKIAMTAPVVQSGAGDGFVVAFVLPSGMTEADAPIPNRPDVRLRTVPERLVAATRFSGRWAQASWEKHREELLSALRGAGLSAVGEPRFARFDPPFTPWFLRHNEVQVDIENT
- a CDS encoding iron-sulfur cluster biosynthesis family protein; translation: MLTLTEQATTAVKTITAQFPEVTTGGIRIQGAGSPESQFQLIVVPAPQPTDAVVEKDGARVFLDLEAAVVLDDRVLDAQEDGQGGVQFAVSAA
- a CDS encoding Lsr2 family protein; amino-acid sequence: MARRIVHQLVDDLDGSVLEVGEGETVLFSLDGVAYEIDLTDANAAALREALAPWIDAARPVSRSSAASSGSSSRPRRRTGQQDYTAIRAWAKDNGYTVSERGRVPASVLEAYEAAH
- a CDS encoding LuxR C-terminal-related transcriptional regulator, translated to MTTPAADPVSHAVGELVRRTRFPVAFGGLEHDGAIHVSAIAGARTRHLEGLVVQRHRGLGGRALVEGRPRVTLDYRTSRTITHDYDRVILGEGIATLFAVPVVVTGTPRGVLYCGSWGQSPIGDGAARPAFRVAEELAVELRVRDEVQRRLAAMPDPAPSDGLPTTAREELRESYAELRSLAAGVQDAAIRTRLERIERRLAALSGPGEHAGEPEVRLSPREHDVLACAALGATNAEIAAQLDLRETTVKSYLAAAMSKLDASTRHAAVTRARRLGILP
- a CDS encoding DUF485 domain-containing protein, which translates into the protein MSDQRTDAAPGGIDYIQVEESPPFRELKRRQRSFVFPLAVAFLLWYFVYVLLSSFAPAFMSQRLWGDVTVGLVFGLGQFVTTFVITMTYVAYANRRLDPLAEELRDDLEARDGGAR